One genomic segment of Entelurus aequoreus isolate RoL-2023_Sb linkage group LG25, RoL_Eaeq_v1.1, whole genome shotgun sequence includes these proteins:
- the LOC133642966 gene encoding GTPase IMAP family member 8-like, which translates to MAAVSSASDTVSTGDQRGRHPPERRLLILGGPKSGKTSSANTILGEEVFDAGTETTHSNVGQTEIFGRRVTVVDTPPWVIPSDAEDDTEADDNGNTVAESDSPSRPPPSLDSEGPCMGAILCPPGPHAILLVVSVTQPFTDTERRAAEEQLGALGGGTWRYSMVLFTGVDKLQKGVFIEEHIANTGESLQWLVERCGSRYHAFDNNWKETEDTTQVPELMEKVEEMITDNQGWYFEVNELILLEEEQARRALEEERMRMEEHARQREQMIGGPPRELRLLLLGWKGVGKSSVGNSILGRRYFESGQETDLCLRRQALVSGRRVTIVDTPGWDWFSVRRTPKRIRQESQRGAALLRPGPHTLLLVLPVVSSLTARKRRTLLSHIETLFGDGACLHTMVLFSCGDWLGRTPIEEHILRGGRELQRLLEYCGNYYHVLDSKIPGKDRSVSNLLDRIEEMIRENGDKAFLPVQTEWLSEESSYSSDNTEPEDDCRGCELQ; encoded by the exons ATGGCTGCTGTGTCCTCTGCCTCTGACACTG TTTCGACAGGGGACCAGAGGGGTCGTCACCCCCCTGAGCGCAGACTGCTCATCCTCGGGGgtccaaaatctggcaagaccTCCTCAGCCAACACCATCCTGGGGGAGGAAGTCTTTGACGCGGGGACGGAGACTACTCACAGCAACGTGGGTCAGACGGAGATCTTCGGCCGTCGGGTCACGGTGGTGGACACACCCCCGTGGGTCATCCCCAGTGACGCGGAGGACGACACCGAAGCGGACGATAACGGGAACACAGTCGCGGAGTCGGATAGCCCGTCGAGGCCCCCGCCCAGCCTGGATAGCGAGGGCCCCTGCATGGGGGCGATCCTGTGCCCCCCCGGCCCGCACGCCATCCTGCTGGTAGTGTCCGTCACTCAGCCTTTCACAGACACTGAGAGGAGGGCCGCCGAGGAGCAGCTAGGGGCCCTGGGGGGAGGAACCTGGAGATACTCCATGGTGCTCTTCACTGGGGTAGACAAGCTGCAGAAGGGGGTCTTCATTGAGGAGCACATCGCAAACACTGGAGAGAGCCTCCAGTGGCTGGTGGAGAGATGTGGAAGCAG GTATCACGCTTTCGACAACAACTGGAAAGAAACGGAGGACACCACACAGGTACCTGAACTGATGGAGAAGGTGGAGGAAATGATCACCGACAACCAAG GCTGGTACTTTGAGGTGAACGAACTGATTCTTCTGGAGGAGGAGCAGGCGAGGCGAGCACTGGAGGAGGAGAGAATGAGGATGGAGGAGCACGCCAGACAGAGGGAGCAGATGATTGGAGGACCTCCAAGAG AATTGAGGTTGCTGTTGTTGGGCTGGAAGGGTGTTGGAAAAAGCTCCGTGGGGAACTCCATCCTGGGTCGTCGGTACTTTGAGTCAGGCCAGGAGACCGACCTCTGCCTCCGGAGGCAGGCGCTCGTGTCCGGTCGCAGGGTAACCATAGTGGACACCCCGGGCTGGGACTGGTTCTCAGTGCGGCGTACCCCCAAGCGCATCCGCCAGGAGTCGCAGCGTGGCGCCGCCCTCCTGCGACCCGGACCCCACACTCTGTTACTGGTTCTCCCGGTGGTCTCCTCCCTCACGGCCAGGAAGAGGAGAACGCTTCTGTCCCACATTGAGACCCTTTTCGGTGACGGCGCCTGCCTCCACACCATGGTACTGTTCAGTTGTGGCGACTGGCTGGGCCGCACGCCCATTGAGGAGCACATACTCAGAGGGGGCCGGGAGCTGCAAAGACTGCTTGAGTACTGTGGGAACTATTACCACGTCCTGGACAGTAAGATCCCCGGCAAGGACAGGAGCGTCTCAAACCTCCTGGATAGGATTGAGGAGATGATCAGGGAGAACGGTGACAAGGCCTTCCTTCCTGTGCAGACTGAGTGGC